One genomic region from Anopheles bellator chromosome 2, idAnoBellAS_SP24_06.2, whole genome shotgun sequence encodes:
- the LOC131211985 gene encoding probable serine/threonine-protein kinase kinX isoform X1 codes for MKRFSVWVLLGLTLLSLGTCGFLVKAETPSEYECRPYIEKAIQDLKSESAEVPTEDASQESPIDVTSQEEQDNTAAEELSTEETDTAGDDASEEITPSEEVQEQLFAGEDDVDAPDSETLSDDTGEVEPNANSEEEAVLSEEQDQVLDTNDADDASEEKDAVASDENEEGAEPAVASEETADQVLDADDEDDDEEEDKEQNQDSEDDTASEEFSQSEAHTEDESQEQPSSFEEQDDSSTNNIDNVDNESSEREDEVATESEEDSEKQEDDVDDDQAIDDSDDDDGEDQEDLESSLNDDLSEETGSEESYDDYEEDNDENEAKEEQMAQNLEDSEEDVDDTDLEGVEAPDSVDEDNMTDKLTTSDENEIPSSGEEEQSADSVETDDANAADLTEKAEDEDEDEEEEDDDDEDVDEEVNATSGEEQQDSETGADDTTDSEETVVESEEQVVASEEETTEEDTEDEVVTEASEETSEAATETVAEEDFVSTENLAESEEESTEKDELNAEEAAVEKEHATTLGEVEEAEAETDSEETETDSKEESFPEEDLLLEYEIPTNLRDTSHVYELLNIDDDASDREKALQETAEVILRDLKRIYDSSIKPLETLYKYRDLSNRHFGDPEIFSKPLVLFMGPWSGGKSTILNYLTHNEYTPNSVRTGAEPSPAYFNILMHGDEPEVLDGTQLAADWTFSGLQKFGQGLLDRLRGQRLPNKLLERVNIVEIPGILEVRKQVSKYFPFNDACQWFIDRADIIFLVYDPSKLDVGPETEAILDQLKGREYQTRILLNKADQVKPEELLRVQSALIWNISPLMSSAQPPVMYTVSLWSNPFEVGAPVRLLQAQERSLLLDLGQAIDKRIENKIASARRFAVRVRNHAKMVDCYLTTYYNHKSLFGNKKQISEKIIASPQDYHIYEGLSTLTNISRYDLPDPEVYRDFFHLNPLYDFKKLSETCTYFRGCPINKLDVAIAYDLPELVGKYKKMSEAALAKLHVLTSTTDFGKGKSSS; via the exons ATGAAGCGATTTTCAGTGTGGGTCCTTTTGGGCCTTACACTACTTTCCCTTGGAACGTGTG GTTTTCTTGTGAAAGCTGAAACACCAAGCGAGTACGAATGCAGACCATACATCGAGAAGGCGATTCAGGATTTGAAATCTGAATCAG CCGAGGTACCCACGGAGGATGCTAGCCAAGAAAGTCCGATCGACGTTACCAGTCAGGAGGAACAAGATAACACAGCTGCTGAGGAACTAAGTACCGAGGAAACGGACACTGCCGGGGACGATGCATCTGAAGAAATTACTCCCTCGGAAGAGGTGCAGGAACAGTTGTTTGCTGGCGAAGACGATGTCGACGCACCTGATTCCGAGACGCTAAGTGACGATACGGGCGAAGTCGAGCCAAACGCTAACTCTGAGGAAGAAGCAGTATTATCCGAGGAGCAGGACCAGGTTTTGGATACGAATGATGCGGATGATGCATCAGAAGAGAAGGATGCCGTAGCTTCCGACGAAAACGAGGAAGGCGCAGAGCCCGCAGTGGCTTCTGAAGAAACAGCAGATCAGGTATTGGACGCagacgatgaagacgacgatgaagaagaagataaaGAACAAAACCAGGATTCTGAGGATGATACTGCCTCAGAAGAATTTTCCCAGTCAGAAGCGCACACAGAAGACGAGAGTCAGGAGCAACCTAGTAGTTTCGAAGAACag GACGACTCAAGTACAAATAATATTGACAACGTGGACAATGAAAGTAGCGAACGTGAAGATGAAGTTGCAACAGAAAGTGAAGAGGACAGTGAGAAGCAAGAGGACGATGTTGATGACGACCAGGCAATTGATGACtcagatgatgatgacggagaGGATCAAGAAGATCTAGAAAGTAGTTTGAATGATGATTTAAGTGAAGAAACTGGTTCTGAAGAAAGTTACGACGATTATGAAGAGGacaatgatgaaaatgaagcaaaagaagaacaaaTGGCACAGAACCTAGAGGACTCAGAGGAGGATGTCGATGACACCGATTTG GAAGGAGTGGAGGCTCCTGATAGCGTGGACGAAGATAACATGACCGACAAATTAACCACTAGCGATGAGAATGAGATTCCCTCCAGTGGAGAGGAGGAACAAAGTGCTGACAGTGTGGAAACTGATGACGCTAACGCTGCTGATTTAACAGAGAAAGCCGAAgacgaagatgaagatgaagaagaagaagatgatgatgatgaagatgtaGATGAAGAAGTTAACGCAACAAGCGGTGAG GAGCAACAAGACTCTGAAACTGGTGCTGACGATACTACAGATTCTGAGGAAACTGTAGTCGAGAGCGAGGAACAAGTCGTAGCCAGTGAGGAAGAAACCACCGAAGAAGACACCGAAGATGAAGTAGTCACGGAGGCATCGGAGGAAACATCGGAAGCGGCAACAGAAACAGTAGCCGAAGAGGATTTTGTAAGCACCGAAAATCTGGCTGAATCGGAAGAGGAATCCACGGAAAAGGATGAACTAAATGCTGAAGAGGCAGCTGTAGAGAAAGAACATGCCACAACTTTAGGAGAAGTAGAagaagccgaagccgaaaccgattcagaagaaaccgaaactgaCTCTAAGGAAGAGTCGTTCCCGGAGGAAGATCTTCTAttg GAGTACGAAATTCCAACAAACCTTAGAGATACATCGCACGTCTACGAGTTGCTGAacatcgacgacgatgcatcagacagagagaaagcgcTGCAAGAAACTGCGGAAGTTATTTTGCGTGATCTTAAGCGTATCTACGATAGTTCAATCAAGCCCCTAGAAACCCTGTACAAGTACCGCGACCTCAGCAACCGGCACTTTGGTGACCCGGAGATATTCTCGAAACCTCTTGTGTTATTCATGGGTCCGTGGAGCGGAGGCAAATCAACAATTTTAAACTATCTGACTCACAATGAATACACACCTAATTCCGTGCGAACAG GTGCTGAACCATCCCCTGCGTACTTTAATATATTGATGCATGGTGACGAGCCGGAGGTATTGGATGGCACACAGTTGGCAGCTGATTGGACATTTTCGGGATTGCAAAAGTTCGGACAAGGCCTGCTAGACCGGCTCCGTGGTCAAAGGCTTCCCAATAAGTTGCTAGAACGG GTTAATATTGTGGAAATCCCAGGAATTTTGGAAGTACGCAAACAGGTTTCCAAATATTTCCCATTCAATGATGCCTGCCAGTGGTTTATTGATCGAGCCGATATCATCTTTCTGGTGTATGATCCCTCGAAGCTGGATGTTggaccggaaaccgaagcAATCCTCGATCAGCTCAAGGGACGAGAATATCAG ACACGAATCCTGCTTAACAAGGCCGATCAGGTGAAACCCGAGGAATTGTTACGAGTTCAGAGTGCGTTAATCTGGAATATCTCTCCGCTGATGTCGTCTGCGCAACCTCCTGTAATGTACACAGTATCTCTGTGGTCCAATCCTTTCGAAGTAGGTGCTCCTGTTCGTTTGTTGCAGGCGCAGGAACGATCGCTTCTGCTCGACTTGGGGCAGGCAATTGATAAGagaattgaaaacaaaatcgcgAGTGCGCGCCGGTTTGCG GTTCGCGTACGCAATCACGCAAAAATGGTTGATTGCTATCTAACCACCTATTACAATCACAAGTCGCTGTTTGGCAACAAGAAACAAATTTCAGAAAAGATCATTGCCAGCCCCCAGGACTATCACATCTACGAAGGCTTATCAACGCTGACCAACATCTCTCGATACGATCTGCCAGATCCGGAAGTGTATCGTGATTTCTTCCACTTGAACCCACTGTACGATTTCAAAAAGCTATCGGAAACATGTACCTATTTCCGTGGCTGTCCCATCAATAAGCTTGACGTGGCCATTGCTTACGATCTACCCGAGCTCGTCGGCAAGTACAAGAAAATGTCTGAAGCGGCCCTAGCAAAACTGCACGTGCTCACATCAACGACCGATTTCGGAAAAGGGAAATCGAGTAGTTGA
- the LOC131211985 gene encoding sarcalumenin isoform X2 encodes MKRFSVWVLLGLTLLSLGTCGFLVKAETPSEYECRPYIEKAIQDLKSESAEVPTEDASQESPIDVTSQEEQDNTAAEELSTEETDTAGDDASEEITPSEEVQEQLFAGEDDVDAPDSETLSDDTGEVEPNANSEEEAVLSEEQDQVLDTNDADDASEEKDAVASDENEEGAEPAVASEETADQVLDADDEDDDEEEDKEQNQDSEDDTASEEFSQSEAHTEDESQEQPSSFEEQEQQDSETGADDTTDSEETVVESEEQVVASEEETTEEDTEDEVVTEASEETSEAATETVAEEDFVSTENLAESEEESTEKDELNAEEAAVEKEHATTLGEVEEAEAETDSEETETDSKEESFPEEDLLLEYEIPTNLRDTSHVYELLNIDDDASDREKALQETAEVILRDLKRIYDSSIKPLETLYKYRDLSNRHFGDPEIFSKPLVLFMGPWSGGKSTILNYLTHNEYTPNSVRTGAEPSPAYFNILMHGDEPEVLDGTQLAADWTFSGLQKFGQGLLDRLRGQRLPNKLLERVNIVEIPGILEVRKQVSKYFPFNDACQWFIDRADIIFLVYDPSKLDVGPETEAILDQLKGREYQTRILLNKADQVKPEELLRVQSALIWNISPLMSSAQPPVMYTVSLWSNPFEVGAPVRLLQAQERSLLLDLGQAIDKRIENKIASARRFAVRVRNHAKMVDCYLTTYYNHKSLFGNKKQISEKIIASPQDYHIYEGLSTLTNISRYDLPDPEVYRDFFHLNPLYDFKKLSETCTYFRGCPINKLDVAIAYDLPELVGKYKKMSEAALAKLHVLTSTTDFGKGKSSS; translated from the exons ATGAAGCGATTTTCAGTGTGGGTCCTTTTGGGCCTTACACTACTTTCCCTTGGAACGTGTG GTTTTCTTGTGAAAGCTGAAACACCAAGCGAGTACGAATGCAGACCATACATCGAGAAGGCGATTCAGGATTTGAAATCTGAATCAG CCGAGGTACCCACGGAGGATGCTAGCCAAGAAAGTCCGATCGACGTTACCAGTCAGGAGGAACAAGATAACACAGCTGCTGAGGAACTAAGTACCGAGGAAACGGACACTGCCGGGGACGATGCATCTGAAGAAATTACTCCCTCGGAAGAGGTGCAGGAACAGTTGTTTGCTGGCGAAGACGATGTCGACGCACCTGATTCCGAGACGCTAAGTGACGATACGGGCGAAGTCGAGCCAAACGCTAACTCTGAGGAAGAAGCAGTATTATCCGAGGAGCAGGACCAGGTTTTGGATACGAATGATGCGGATGATGCATCAGAAGAGAAGGATGCCGTAGCTTCCGACGAAAACGAGGAAGGCGCAGAGCCCGCAGTGGCTTCTGAAGAAACAGCAGATCAGGTATTGGACGCagacgatgaagacgacgatgaagaagaagataaaGAACAAAACCAGGATTCTGAGGATGATACTGCCTCAGAAGAATTTTCCCAGTCAGAAGCGCACACAGAAGACGAGAGTCAGGAGCAACCTAGTAGTTTCGAAGAACag GAGCAACAAGACTCTGAAACTGGTGCTGACGATACTACAGATTCTGAGGAAACTGTAGTCGAGAGCGAGGAACAAGTCGTAGCCAGTGAGGAAGAAACCACCGAAGAAGACACCGAAGATGAAGTAGTCACGGAGGCATCGGAGGAAACATCGGAAGCGGCAACAGAAACAGTAGCCGAAGAGGATTTTGTAAGCACCGAAAATCTGGCTGAATCGGAAGAGGAATCCACGGAAAAGGATGAACTAAATGCTGAAGAGGCAGCTGTAGAGAAAGAACATGCCACAACTTTAGGAGAAGTAGAagaagccgaagccgaaaccgattcagaagaaaccgaaactgaCTCTAAGGAAGAGTCGTTCCCGGAGGAAGATCTTCTAttg GAGTACGAAATTCCAACAAACCTTAGAGATACATCGCACGTCTACGAGTTGCTGAacatcgacgacgatgcatcagacagagagaaagcgcTGCAAGAAACTGCGGAAGTTATTTTGCGTGATCTTAAGCGTATCTACGATAGTTCAATCAAGCCCCTAGAAACCCTGTACAAGTACCGCGACCTCAGCAACCGGCACTTTGGTGACCCGGAGATATTCTCGAAACCTCTTGTGTTATTCATGGGTCCGTGGAGCGGAGGCAAATCAACAATTTTAAACTATCTGACTCACAATGAATACACACCTAATTCCGTGCGAACAG GTGCTGAACCATCCCCTGCGTACTTTAATATATTGATGCATGGTGACGAGCCGGAGGTATTGGATGGCACACAGTTGGCAGCTGATTGGACATTTTCGGGATTGCAAAAGTTCGGACAAGGCCTGCTAGACCGGCTCCGTGGTCAAAGGCTTCCCAATAAGTTGCTAGAACGG GTTAATATTGTGGAAATCCCAGGAATTTTGGAAGTACGCAAACAGGTTTCCAAATATTTCCCATTCAATGATGCCTGCCAGTGGTTTATTGATCGAGCCGATATCATCTTTCTGGTGTATGATCCCTCGAAGCTGGATGTTggaccggaaaccgaagcAATCCTCGATCAGCTCAAGGGACGAGAATATCAG ACACGAATCCTGCTTAACAAGGCCGATCAGGTGAAACCCGAGGAATTGTTACGAGTTCAGAGTGCGTTAATCTGGAATATCTCTCCGCTGATGTCGTCTGCGCAACCTCCTGTAATGTACACAGTATCTCTGTGGTCCAATCCTTTCGAAGTAGGTGCTCCTGTTCGTTTGTTGCAGGCGCAGGAACGATCGCTTCTGCTCGACTTGGGGCAGGCAATTGATAAGagaattgaaaacaaaatcgcgAGTGCGCGCCGGTTTGCG GTTCGCGTACGCAATCACGCAAAAATGGTTGATTGCTATCTAACCACCTATTACAATCACAAGTCGCTGTTTGGCAACAAGAAACAAATTTCAGAAAAGATCATTGCCAGCCCCCAGGACTATCACATCTACGAAGGCTTATCAACGCTGACCAACATCTCTCGATACGATCTGCCAGATCCGGAAGTGTATCGTGATTTCTTCCACTTGAACCCACTGTACGATTTCAAAAAGCTATCGGAAACATGTACCTATTTCCGTGGCTGTCCCATCAATAAGCTTGACGTGGCCATTGCTTACGATCTACCCGAGCTCGTCGGCAAGTACAAGAAAATGTCTGAAGCGGCCCTAGCAAAACTGCACGTGCTCACATCAACGACCGATTTCGGAAAAGGGAAATCGAGTAGTTGA
- the LOC131209204 gene encoding endochitinase-like, with product MGCRFIILLAFSVAAVAEGRLVCHYTTWSRDRPDDGAFQIEDIPGKLCSHMVYNFLGVNETSYQLELLQPEYDIGERGLERFAALKTRFPHLKLIVAVGGWAHGGARFSEMAKFRERRNQFIGSVMKFLHQYRFDGIELVWLYPGNYDRGGTVEDKDTFLYLVTEMSKVFREDSKDWEVIIQVPVDSSRMAAGYHQEELCRVADYVHMIGYDLRGWWNNFADVHSPLAPRPNDLAMESFEKVNVGDGVDDWLTKGCPSQKIVLGVALFGRTYMLDDPLDNAIGAVTVGAGDAGPYSNEPGYLGYCEFCQNLTSSEWVKKWDDVGLCPYAYSNTTWIGYEDERSLQEKINFANRKGLGGLYAFSLDLDDHKGTCGEAFPLTRFLSKYHDETKVSQWYVFP from the exons ATGGGCTGCAGATTTATAATTCTTCTCGCGTTTAGTGTTGCTGCGG TGGCCGAAGGTCGTCTCGTGTGCCACTACACCACTTGGTCGCGTGACCGCCCAGATGATGGCGCATTCCAGATCGAAGACATCCCCGGAAAGCTGTGCTCGCATATGGTGTATAACTTTCTAGGAGTCAACGAAACATCGTACCAATTGGAACTGCTTCAACCTGAGTACGATATAGGCGAAAGGGGATTAGAGCGGTTCGCTGCGTTGAAAACTCGCTTTCCTCACCTGAAGCTAATAGTGGCCGTCGGTGGGTGGGCCCATGGTGGTGCGCGATTTAGCGAGATGGCTAAATTCAGAGAAAGGCGCAATCAGTTCATCGGAAGCGTCATGAAGTTCCTTCACCAGTACCGCTTCGACGGCATCGAGCTGGTGTGGCTCTACCCAGGCAACTATGACCGAGGTGGCACAGTGGAGGATAAGGATACGTTTCTGTACCTAGTGACCGAGATGAGCAAAGTCTTCCGGGAGGATTCGAAAGACTGGGAGGTGATTATTCAAGTGCCGGTCGATAGCTCTCGTATGGCCGCCGGATACCACCAGGAGGAGTTGTGCCGTGTAGCCGACTACGTTCACATGATTGGGTACGATCTGCGAGGCTGGTGGAATAATTTCGCCGACGTCCATAGTCCCCTAGCGCCCAGACCCAACGACCTGGCCATGGAGAGTTTTGAAAAAGTTAACGTTGGTGACGGCGTCGATGATTGGCTGACCAAGGGTTGCCCTTCGCAGAAGATAGTGTTAGGTGTGGCGCTTTTCGGGCGCACTTACATGCTGGACGATCCTCTGGACAATGCGATCGGCGCGGTTACCGTCGGGGCTGGCGATGCCGGCCCGTACAGCAACGAACCGGGCTATCTGGGCTACTGTGAGTTTTGCCAAAACTTGACCAGCTCAGAATGGGTCAAGAAATGGGATGACGTTGGTCTGTGTCCTTACGCATACAGTAACACCACTTGGATTGGCTATGAAGACGAACGATCGTTACAGGAGAAAATAAACTTCGCCAATCGAAAAGGGCTAGGAGGGCTGTATGCCTTTTCCTTAGATTTGGACGATCATAAAGGAACTTGCGGCGAGGCATTTCCTCTTACCAGATTCCTTTCCAAATACCATGATGAAACGAAAGTAAGCCAATGGTATGTGTTTCCGTAG
- the LOC131207625 gene encoding endochitinase-like: MKNIIVNHIERVVLLVLLLTPYSIRTAEEERRLVCYFTNWSPNRAGEYSYNISNIPVELCTHVTYSFAAVDENTFEIKPTNAKFDILQDGFKKFSELKKSNPGLKLSLAVGGWAHGGEPFHKMVSSLDGRQTFIFSAVQFMQRHDFDGIEIVWLWPGSPERGGTDDDKDNFYHLIDEMKRSFSEVGRGSWELSIQVPLDRYRIGLGYHQRRLCQVADYIHIAGYDLRGSWNGFTDVHSPLNNRIHDTDGLKDLTVKAGVQHWINNGCPASKIVLGVGMFGRTHTLQDSSVHGLAAPTIGPGAAGPYTRERGYRGYFEICSEFNESQWTVEWDIQGMCPYAYLADQWVGFENVYSLEEKAIYADVQKLAGIYAFSLDLDDYRGDCAVTYPLMKALWKAYKPIKKVPVDEFTFAIFRGRNS, translated from the exons ATGAAGAACATAATTGTGAACC ATATCGAGCGAGTCGTGTTACTTGTGCTGCTTCTGACACCCTACAGTATTCGTACGGCCGAAGAAGAGCGCCGTCTTGTTTGTTACTTCACAAACTGGTCACCGAACAGGGCGGGTGAATATTCTTACAATATCAGTAACATACCAGTAGAATTATGTACGCATGTGACCTATAGCTTCGCCGCCGTTGATGAGAACACTTTCGAAATCAAACCTACGAACGCAAAGTTTGACATTCTGCAGGATGGGTTTAAGAAGTTTTCCGAACTAAAGAAATCGAATCCAGGCTTGAAGCTGTCATTGGCCGTCGGGGGCTGGGCACATGGTGGTGAACCTTTCCATAAGATGGTATCGTCGTTGGACGGAAGACAAACGTTTATCTTTAGCGCGGTGCAGTTTATGCAAAGGCATGATTTCGATGGAATCGAAATAGTATGGTTGTGGCCGGGAAGTCCAGAGCGCGGTGGCACGGATGACGATAAGGATAATTTCTACCATCTGATCGATGAGATGAAACGAAGTTTCAGCGAAGTCGGTCGCGGTTCGTGGGAACTTTCGATACAAGTGCCTCTGGATCGGTACAGAATTGGTTTGGGTTATCACCAGCGACGCCTGTGCCA AGTGGCTGACTATATACACATCGCTGGATACGATCTACGAGGGTCTTGGAATGGGTTCACCGACGTACATAGTCCCCTAAACAACCGTATACATGATACGGACGGTTTGAAGGATCTTACCGTTAAAGCAGGGGTACAGCATTGGATCAACAATGGTTGCCCTGCGAGCAAGATCGTACTTGGAGTTGGAATGTTTGGTAGGACGCACACTTTGCAGGATAGCAGTGTTCACGGACTAGCAGCTCCCACAATCGGACCAGGCGCAGCAGGGCCCTACACGCGCGAAAGAGGTTATAGAGGATACTTTGAAATATGCTCCGAATTCAACGAGTCACAATGGACGGTCGAATGGGACATACAAGGTATGTGTCCATATGCTTATCTAGCAGACCAATGGGTCGGTTTCGAGAATGTATACTCGTTAGAGGAAAAAGCTATATATGCGGATGTTCAAAAGCTAGCAGGCATATACGCTTTTTCGCTTGATCTAGACGACTATAGAGGCGATTGTGCGGTTACATATCCTTTGATGAAAGCGCTTTGGAAAGCATACAAGCCGATAAAAAAAGTACCCGTTGATGAGTTTacatttgccatttttcgcgGGCGCAATTCTTAA
- the LOC131209203 gene encoding endochitinase-like encodes MLAKGALIWITVLFTIALNTVTASPRLVCYYTNWSHGRPKEYSYRIEDVPGNLCTHVAYTFLGVEEATSELVSLKPDYDNLQDGFGRFRDLKGRFPHLKLMVSVGGWTHGGSVFSKMASTRSSRLKFAISVVHFMEKYGLDGFEIVWLWPGATERGGKQEDKDNFYYLIDDLKREFQKAGESWEVIVQVPVDRARLVAGYHQESLCQVSDYIHLAGYDLRGPWTNVADVHSSLKRRAHDHDYFYTFNIEDGVDTWLNNGCTPNQIVLGLPLYGRSYTLISSAETSPGSGVIGAGKIGPFTNDPGLLGYFEICDQLKDGNWTTEWDSIAESPYTHLGDQWIGYENERSLETKTRWATEKGLAGVYVYTLDLDDYRGKCGEAYPLVRTLHKYLESYSKTDEDFSFAIFRS; translated from the exons ATGTTGGCAAAAG GTGCTCTGATATGGATTACAGTTCTCTTCACAATTGCACTCAACACCGTTACTGCTTCACCCCGGTTGGTATGCTACTACACAAACTGGAGCCACGGTAGACCGAAAGAATACTCGTATCGAATCGAGGATGTACCAGGAAATCTCTGCACACACGTAGCATACACCTTTCTCGGCGTGGAAGAGGCCACATCGGAGCTTGTGTCGTTGAAACCGGATTATGATAACCTTCAAGATGGGTTCGGACGATTCCGAGACCTGAAGGGCCGTTTTCCGCATCTGAAACTCATGGtttcggtgggtggttggACTCACGGTGGTAGTGTCTTTAGCAAGATGGCTTCGACGAGAAGCAGTCGATTAAAGTTTGCCATAAGTGTGGTGCACTTCATGGAAAAATATGGCTTGGACGGTTTTGAAATCGTATGGCTGTGGCCGGGCGCGACCGAACGTGGCGGCAAACAAGAGGATAAAGATAATTTCTACTATTTGATCGATGATTTAAAACGCGAATTTCAGAAAGCTGGCGAATCTTGGGAGGTAATTGTGCAAGTCCCGGTTGATCGTGCTCGACTGGTGGCGGGATATCATCAGGAGTCTCTTTGCCA GGTGTCTGATTACATTCATCTAGCAGGGTATGACCTTCGTGGTCCGTGGACAAATGTAGCAGATGTGCACAGTTCGCTGAAACGCCGCGCTCACGACCATGACTATTTCTACACCTTTAACATTGAAGACGGGGTCGACACGTGGCTAAACAACGGATGTACACCCAATCAAATTGTGCTCGGTCTCCCACTTTACGGTAGAAGTTATACTTTGATATCTTCCGCGGAAACCAGCCCCGGTTCGGGCGTGATCGGTGCTGGCAAGATAGGTCCATTCACCAACGACCCAGGGCTACTGGGGTATTTCGAGATTTGTGACCAGCTCAAGGACGGTAATTGGACGACCGAGTGGGATTCGATTGCCGAGAGTCCTTACACACATCTGGGCGATCAGTGGATAGGGTACGAAAACGAGCGATCTCTCGAGACCAAGACTAGGTGGGCAACGGAGAAAGGGCTTGCCGGTGTTTATGTCTACACACTAGATTTGGATGATTATAGAGGAAAATGTGGGGAAGCGTATCCTCTCGTCAGAACTCTTCATAAATATCTGGAAAGTTACTCAAAAACGGACGAAGACTTTTCGTTTGCCATATTCCGTTCGTAA